The Macrobrachium nipponense isolate FS-2020 chromosome 27, ASM1510439v2, whole genome shotgun sequence genome includes a region encoding these proteins:
- the LOC135200668 gene encoding golgin subfamily A member 6-like protein 25 — protein MSKEELEGKELEIMLLEESLEQKDTILQDALHHWKDTEKLLEGAKEKEKEIGGFSNDLRRRAQKRNLQIEEFLTKEEQSRTKKRERKIKEDLEEQRNKNHLLAKEKEEEETEIRRQHQEKLRQKEKETEKQRECLEELQDNLESALRQDRAWNACWNLNKKNLICLKKKESKAQLEVQRLLKDCDMLKEEIQLQEQNRMREEKRLREKLRTQEEALREHDKYMLMMFLHGTAQRNFQLEHIALEHGDVMIEEGKREKCTGGTVGRKDTGSEEDPCEKARETEEKQT, from the exons ATGAGTAAAGAAGAGTTAGAAGGAAAGGAGCTAGAAATAATGTTACTGGAAGAATCTTTAGAACAGAAGGACACCATTCTGCAAGATGCTCTTCATCACTGGAAAGACACTGAAAAGTTGTTGGAAGGagcaaaggaaaaagagaaggagATTGGAGGCTTCTCTAACGACCTTAGAAGAAGAGCTCAGAAGAGGAACCTTCAAATCGAAGAGTTCCTCACAAAAGAAGAACAGTCAAG GacgaagaagagggagaggaaaatcaaagaaGATTTAGAAGAACAGAGGAATAAAAACCATCTGTTagctaaagaaaaggaagaagaagagactgAAATAAGAAGGCAACATCAGGAGAAACTGAggcaaaaggaaaaggaaacagaGAAGCAGCGTGAATGCCTGGAGGAACTCCAGGATAACTTGGAAAGCGCTCTGCGTCAAGACAGAGCCTGGAACGCTTGCTGGAATCTAAACAAGAAGAACCTCATCTgtttgaagaagaaggagagtaaAGCCCAGCTGGAAGTGCAGCGACTCCTCAAGGACTGCGATATGCTGAAAGAAGAGATTCAGCTACAGGAGCAGAATAGAATGAGAGAAGAAAAACGTCTCAGGGAGAAGCTAAGAACACAGGAGGAGGCTTTGAGGGAACATGACAAATACATGTTGATGATGTTTCTACATGGGACTGCTCAGAGGAATTTCCAACTAGAACACATTGCACTGGAACATGGAGACGTTATGattgaagaagggaagagagagaagtgCACAGGAGGAACAGTAGGAAGGAAAGACACGGGGAGTGAGGAAGACCCCTGTGAGAAGGCCCGTGAGACAGAAGAGAAACAAACGTAA